A genome region from Anomalospiza imberbis isolate Cuckoo-Finch-1a 21T00152 unplaced genomic scaffold, ASM3175350v1 scaffold_90, whole genome shotgun sequence includes the following:
- the LOC137467952 gene encoding olfactory receptor 14J1-like, with protein MCYDRYVSICKPLHYGTLLGSRACAHMAAAAWASAFLYSLLHTANTFSLPLCHGNALGQFFCEMPQILKLSCSNSHIREIGLIAVSACLVFGCFVFIVFSYVQIFRAVLRIPSEQGRHKAFSTCLPHLAVVSLFVSTAAFAHLKPPSMSSPSLDLALSVLYSVVPPALNPLIY; from the coding sequence atgtgctacgaccgctacgtgtccatctgcaaacccctgcactacgggaccctcctgggcagcagagcttgtgcccacatggcagcagctgcctgggccagtgcctttctctattcactgctgcacacggccaatacattttccctgcccctgtgccatggcaatgccctgggccagttcttctgtgaaatgccccagatcctcaagctctcctgctccaattCCCACATTAGAGAAAttgggctcattgctgttagtgcctgtttggtatttggttgttttgtgttcattgttttctcctatgtgcagatcttcagggccgtgctgaggatcccctctgagcagggacggcacaaagccttttccacctgcctccctcacctggccgtggtctctctgtttgtcagcactgcagcatttgctcacctgaagcccccctccatgtcctccccatccctggatctggccctgtcagttctgtactcggtggtgcctccagccctgaaccccctcatctac